Proteins found in one Alicyclobacillus cycloheptanicus genomic segment:
- a CDS encoding ABC transporter ATP-binding protein: protein MAVLTLENVAKKIGSRWIVEDLNMTVEPAEVYGFLGPNGAGKTTTIRMIVGLARPTKGVIRIDGHDVQRECAAALRNIGAIVENPETYKYLSGRENLIHYARLNGLDVGRRNRKIDEVVDIVGLTGRIHEKVKRYSLGMRQRLGVAQALLGDPKLLVLDEPTNGLDPAGMREFRELMRRLAQEGMSVFVSSHLLGEIQLMCDRVAIVKNGRVIAEERVNELVENAAGGIRIAVGQPEPAVAALQSAGRHASVDRDGFIRVTAKRDEVPDVIRRLVNANIDIYGVEQGRDSLEEMFLQLTEEDAQSMQSAVSAAAGEGPANA from the coding sequence ATGGCCGTTCTTACGCTGGAGAATGTGGCAAAGAAAATTGGGTCGCGGTGGATTGTCGAGGACCTCAACATGACGGTGGAGCCCGCGGAGGTGTATGGGTTCCTGGGGCCGAACGGCGCCGGCAAAACGACGACCATCCGCATGATTGTAGGTTTGGCGCGCCCGACGAAAGGCGTCATCCGCATCGACGGCCATGACGTGCAGCGCGAGTGCGCTGCGGCGCTGCGAAACATCGGCGCGATCGTTGAAAATCCGGAGACGTACAAGTACCTGTCGGGCCGCGAAAATCTGATTCACTACGCTCGGCTGAATGGGCTGGACGTCGGCCGCCGCAACCGCAAGATTGACGAAGTGGTGGACATCGTGGGCCTGACCGGCCGCATCCACGAAAAGGTCAAGCGTTACTCGCTCGGCATGCGGCAGCGCCTCGGTGTCGCACAGGCGCTCTTGGGTGACCCGAAGCTGCTTGTGCTGGACGAGCCGACGAATGGGCTCGATCCCGCCGGGATGCGCGAGTTCCGGGAGCTGATGCGACGCCTTGCGCAGGAGGGCATGTCGGTGTTTGTGTCGAGCCACCTGCTCGGGGAAATCCAGTTGATGTGCGACCGCGTCGCGATTGTGAAAAACGGACGTGTGATTGCGGAAGAACGGGTGAACGAATTGGTGGAGAACGCGGCGGGCGGGATTCGCATCGCGGTGGGTCAGCCCGAGCCTGCGGTGGCGGCGCTGCAATCCGCCGGACGCCATGCTTCCGTCGACCGAGACGGCTTTATCCGCGTGACGGCGAAGCGGGATGAGGTGCCGGACGTGATCCGCCGCTTGGTGAACGCCAACATCGACATCTACGGCGTGGAGCAAGGCCGGGATTCGCTGGAGGAAATGTTCCTGCAGTTGACCGAGGAAGACGCGCAATCGATGCAGTCCGCGGTATCGGCTGCGGCAGGGGAGGGACCGGCGAATGCTTGA
- a CDS encoding ABC transporter permease subunit, whose amino-acid sequence MLELFRVIANEWMKLLRRKRLWVAGILMLVTVALYGVTEYHSHQAALNNRPEKQLTIVEQNLSDIKAHPKSDPNYQQDVQSLQQQIATLKVEVAAEKPGSDWKTPLQQEKKADLAQMNQVPAGERASSPTWNYMQGQLMTINYQLQHNVRPLQPWQLSPYGEMMQYLAVAAMLFLPLVVAILVADMVAGEATEGTIKLLLVRPVSRAKILLGKWITSLFVSALATALTGAALWAVGVAILGNVGANQPIAVGSGVNMIHQVVAGPLVSGSTYNASTGMLVFQTYTHATVIPMWHYVLTGLALTVFAMLAVATVTFLCSTIFRSTMASTGVSLGLVIIGFVVAQMAIHVKWLVWLFFPVHLALFTNWAGQLSQEAQMNAPLGLGMLVLSVWGVLSLGVSLVYFSKRDILNA is encoded by the coding sequence ATGCTTGAGTTGTTTCGAGTGATTGCAAATGAATGGATGAAATTGCTCCGCCGCAAGCGGTTGTGGGTGGCGGGCATCCTCATGCTGGTGACGGTTGCGCTGTATGGCGTTACCGAATATCATTCGCATCAGGCCGCACTGAACAATCGGCCCGAGAAGCAGTTGACAATCGTCGAACAGAACTTATCTGACATCAAGGCGCATCCGAAGTCGGACCCAAACTACCAGCAGGACGTACAAAGTCTGCAGCAGCAAATTGCGACGCTGAAGGTAGAAGTCGCTGCGGAGAAGCCGGGTAGTGACTGGAAAACGCCGCTGCAGCAGGAGAAGAAGGCGGACCTCGCACAGATGAACCAGGTGCCAGCTGGCGAGCGGGCGAGCTCTCCGACGTGGAACTACATGCAGGGCCAGTTGATGACCATCAATTATCAGCTGCAGCACAATGTCCGGCCGCTGCAGCCGTGGCAGTTGTCGCCGTACGGTGAAATGATGCAGTATCTCGCGGTTGCCGCAATGCTGTTTCTGCCGTTGGTGGTCGCCATTCTGGTCGCCGACATGGTGGCTGGCGAGGCGACGGAGGGCACCATCAAGCTGCTCCTGGTGCGGCCTGTGTCGAGGGCAAAAATCCTCCTCGGCAAGTGGATCACGTCGCTGTTTGTTTCGGCCCTGGCCACGGCGTTGACAGGTGCGGCGTTGTGGGCGGTGGGTGTCGCGATTCTCGGCAACGTGGGTGCCAATCAGCCCATCGCGGTGGGCAGCGGGGTGAACATGATCCACCAGGTGGTGGCCGGCCCTCTAGTCTCTGGGAGTACCTACAATGCGTCGACGGGGATGCTCGTCTTCCAGACGTACACGCACGCGACCGTCATTCCCATGTGGCATTACGTCCTGACGGGCCTTGCGTTGACGGTTTTTGCGATGCTCGCGGTTGCAACCGTTACCTTCTTGTGTTCGACCATCTTTCGCTCAACGATGGCGAGCACGGGTGTGTCGCTTGGCCTGGTCATCATTGGCTTTGTGGTGGCGCAAATGGCCATTCACGTGAAGTGGCTGGTGTGGCTGTTTTTCCCGGTGCACCTGGCACTGTTCACCAACTGGGCGGGACAGTTGAGCCAAGAGGCACAGATGAACGCACCGCTTGGTTTGGGCATGCTCGTGTTGTCGGTTTGGGGTGTCTTGAGTCTCGGTGTTTCGCTGGTGTACTTTTCCAAGCGCGACATTCTGAACGCTTAA
- a CDS encoding molybdopterin molybdotransferase MoeA: MERVHTFDEAVQEIRRLTPVPRSETLPTDACLGRILLGEAVAQIDVPPFDRAMMDGYAIVAGQPAPPADARPQGGDSRAAAFRVVGSVAAGTVHPDPLRPGEAVRIMTGAPVPPGANAVVRLEWCSNATETSVEVVHAVAPGESIQPRGDDGRAGDVLLMPGVRISPGHLALCRAFGIGSLTVAAAPTCSVIVTGTELVTGTDGADGAPPLPPGRIYGSNDAFLRGALTADGLHVRQCETLSDDRRQIRQALAAACARSDVVITTGGVSAGDYDYLPGILQELSGHLHVRKVLIRPGAPFVAAKVGAATVFALSGNPAASFVQFETLVRPVLRAALGWADEPFPASGKLLHDMELKPVQHTRILRAHASIHQGEVLVDAQMPQSSGQVSSFSKANCLIRLDAPSVPKGTVVPLRWLDYAR, encoded by the coding sequence ATGGAGCGCGTGCACACGTTTGACGAAGCTGTCCAGGAGATTCGCCGCCTGACCCCGGTCCCGCGGTCGGAGACGCTGCCCACGGATGCGTGCCTCGGCCGCATCCTGCTGGGCGAGGCGGTCGCGCAGATTGACGTGCCGCCGTTTGACCGTGCCATGATGGACGGGTACGCGATTGTCGCCGGTCAGCCCGCGCCGCCTGCTGACGCCCGCCCGCAGGGCGGCGACAGCAGGGCGGCGGCGTTTCGAGTGGTCGGATCCGTCGCGGCCGGCACGGTGCACCCGGACCCGCTGCGGCCGGGCGAGGCGGTGCGCATCATGACGGGGGCGCCCGTGCCGCCAGGCGCGAACGCAGTCGTCCGATTGGAGTGGTGCAGCAACGCCACGGAAACCTCCGTCGAGGTGGTGCACGCGGTGGCCCCCGGCGAATCCATTCAACCGCGGGGTGACGACGGACGGGCGGGAGATGTCCTGCTGATGCCCGGTGTCCGTATCTCCCCGGGGCACCTGGCGCTGTGCCGCGCGTTCGGCATCGGGTCACTCACTGTGGCGGCCGCGCCGACGTGCAGTGTGATCGTCACCGGGACGGAACTCGTCACCGGGACGGACGGCGCCGACGGGGCGCCTCCCTTGCCGCCGGGCCGCATCTACGGGTCGAACGATGCGTTCTTGCGCGGCGCGCTCACCGCAGACGGACTGCACGTTCGGCAATGCGAAACGCTGTCCGATGACCGCCGGCAGATACGTCAGGCGTTGGCGGCAGCGTGCGCACGGAGCGACGTCGTGATCACCACCGGCGGCGTCTCCGCTGGCGACTATGACTACCTACCCGGCATCCTGCAGGAACTGTCCGGTCACCTCCACGTTCGCAAGGTGCTGATTCGGCCCGGCGCCCCCTTCGTGGCGGCGAAGGTGGGCGCAGCCACGGTGTTTGCGTTGTCAGGCAACCCGGCGGCCAGCTTCGTTCAGTTTGAAACCCTGGTCCGCCCCGTGCTGCGCGCAGCGCTTGGCTGGGCGGACGAGCCGTTTCCGGCGAGCGGCAAACTGCTGCACGATATGGAACTCAAACCCGTCCAACACACACGCATTTTACGGGCACATGCAAGCATCCACCAGGGAGAAGTCCTGGTGGACGCGCAAATGCCGCAGTCGTCTGGGCAGGTTTCCAGTTTCAGCAAGGCGAATTGCCTCATCCGCCTCGACGCACCCAGTGTGCCAAAGGGGACGGTCGTTCCACTTCGATGGTTGGATTACGCGCGCTAA
- a CDS encoding aldo/keto reductase family protein: MEYRRLGKSGLKVSEIALGSWLTYGTVTEKEQAIACVKEAYDLGINHFDCANVYGAEPHAAEKVLAEALAPYNRDSYIVTTKAFWPVGPGVNDRGLSRKHIMTQIEQSLKSLNVEYVDIFYCHRFDPETDLEETLRALDDIVAQGKALYVGLSEWPADKIAEGVRIQKELGLRKFAASQPVYNMFQRYIENAVIPICDNAGIGQVVFSPLAQGVLTGKYKRGQAAPAGSRAATEGVSRFIQGMLNDHVLDKVEKLEAVAKRLEITLSQLALAWVLRLPSISSALIGASRPEQVRENVKASGVKLDEQTIAEIETILG, from the coding sequence GTGGAATATCGTCGGCTTGGAAAGAGCGGGCTCAAAGTTTCCGAAATCGCGCTCGGCAGTTGGTTGACATACGGGACCGTGACGGAGAAGGAGCAGGCGATTGCCTGTGTGAAAGAGGCTTACGATCTCGGCATTAATCATTTCGACTGCGCCAACGTGTACGGTGCCGAACCGCACGCGGCGGAAAAGGTACTGGCGGAGGCGCTCGCACCGTACAATCGCGACAGCTACATCGTCACCACGAAGGCGTTTTGGCCGGTGGGCCCGGGTGTCAACGACCGCGGGCTGAGCCGCAAACACATCATGACACAAATCGAACAAAGCCTGAAATCCCTGAACGTGGAGTATGTCGACATCTTCTATTGCCACCGGTTCGATCCGGAAACCGACCTCGAAGAAACCCTCCGCGCCTTGGACGACATCGTTGCGCAAGGGAAAGCCCTCTACGTGGGTCTGTCCGAGTGGCCGGCGGACAAAATTGCCGAAGGTGTACGCATTCAAAAGGAACTCGGCCTGCGCAAATTCGCTGCCAGCCAGCCCGTCTACAACATGTTCCAGCGGTACATTGAAAACGCGGTGATCCCGATTTGCGACAACGCCGGCATCGGCCAAGTCGTCTTCTCGCCGCTGGCACAAGGGGTGCTCACCGGGAAATACAAGCGGGGCCAGGCTGCACCGGCGGGATCGCGCGCTGCAACCGAAGGGGTCAGCCGGTTCATCCAGGGCATGCTCAACGATCACGTGCTCGACAAAGTGGAGAAGCTGGAAGCCGTCGCGAAACGCCTCGAAATCACCTTGTCGCAGCTCGCGCTCGCCTGGGTCCTGCGCCTGCCGAGCATCAGCAGTGCGCTGATTGGCGCGAGCCGGCCTGAGCAAGTCCGTGAAAACGTCAAGGCTTCCGGCGTGAAACTGGACGAACAAACCATCGCCGAGATCGAAACCATTCTGGGGTAA
- a CDS encoding peptidylprolyl isomerase — protein MAKQYDHAPAMQLQEGMRYQAVVRTNKGEFTVDLFASGAPHTVNNFVFLARDGFYDGVVFHRIIEPFMIQTGDPTGTGMGGPGYQFADELPPAQPYEPGIVAMANAGPNTNGSQFFICTGEHARSLNRTPNYSVFGRVSEGMDTVQTIARTPVGPSQFGERSKPLEDVFIESVEIIETPK, from the coding sequence TTGGCAAAGCAGTATGACCATGCCCCAGCGATGCAATTGCAGGAAGGAATGCGGTACCAGGCTGTCGTTCGAACGAACAAGGGTGAATTTACTGTCGATTTGTTTGCGAGCGGCGCGCCGCACACCGTCAATAACTTCGTTTTTCTGGCGCGTGATGGGTTTTACGATGGCGTTGTGTTCCATCGCATCATCGAACCCTTTATGATTCAGACGGGTGATCCGACCGGGACGGGTATGGGCGGCCCGGGGTATCAGTTTGCCGATGAACTGCCGCCCGCACAGCCCTACGAACCAGGGATCGTTGCCATGGCCAACGCGGGTCCAAACACGAACGGGTCGCAATTTTTCATTTGCACGGGCGAACATGCTCGGAGCCTGAACCGGACGCCGAACTACTCCGTGTTTGGGCGTGTTTCCGAGGGGATGGATACGGTGCAGACCATCGCTCGTACTCCGGTCGGGCCCTCCCAGTTTGGCGAGCGCAGCAAGCCTTTGGAAGACGTGTTTATCGAGTCCGTGGAAATCATCGAAACGCCGAAATAA
- a CDS encoding class I SAM-dependent methyltransferase — protein sequence MSSDLVEHLRDMLSSGVFLDPLLANNYLKNAGDTDGSNLQQRAHEMSERLYEQFVSVDRVPTDGLVDKRPFSPSLLRLAFYETLLSTAVFIAHEETGVPQPSEAALQRAGERLQAFLRKVGPAVVYNVYMLIAGHDAMQPLSIHKDVTETEFLTGIRHYPYFPQNLELFLMFGLAAQNMRLKRVGTERMVQLTRAGHETYQKAREVMRASGYFGKRVQFAYLYQFDHVEDWDEMCDVVWPTNRLRRQEYLEFVGDFKGKRVLEVACGTGVITFDTGLYERVGPTGQLTALDISSGMLDQAQRKLDALGNPPYIKLQLGNVEKMPFPDASFDICLGVGFIHFVDPVVTLREMARTVVPGGIVSIFQGTRFALDGAFFRDWFEPIFALARRRNAEQPSNYMPADCDTLVRWFEQAGLKDIDVYDTQLEWVFDNPEIVVQHIVRGVSFFEEELMQLPWDDRKAIVLELIDRGRDVCARYPLAQRIIHCPMYGIRGIVR from the coding sequence ATGTCCTCCGACTTAGTGGAACATCTGCGGGACATGCTGTCATCCGGGGTGTTTCTGGATCCGCTGCTTGCAAACAACTACCTCAAGAATGCGGGCGACACAGACGGCTCGAACCTGCAGCAAAGGGCACATGAAATGTCAGAACGTTTATACGAACAATTTGTTTCGGTCGACCGTGTACCTACCGACGGGTTGGTCGATAAACGGCCGTTTTCGCCTTCGCTTCTGCGGTTGGCGTTTTACGAAACGCTGCTGTCGACAGCCGTCTTCATCGCGCACGAGGAGACGGGCGTGCCGCAGCCAAGCGAGGCGGCCCTGCAGCGTGCAGGCGAACGCCTGCAGGCGTTTTTGCGAAAAGTGGGTCCGGCGGTCGTGTACAACGTGTACATGCTGATCGCTGGCCACGACGCGATGCAGCCGTTGTCCATACACAAGGACGTCACGGAAACCGAGTTCTTAACCGGCATTCGACATTATCCGTATTTTCCGCAGAACCTGGAACTGTTTTTGATGTTCGGCTTGGCTGCACAAAACATGCGTTTGAAGCGGGTGGGGACAGAACGCATGGTGCAACTGACGCGCGCGGGGCATGAGACGTATCAGAAGGCGCGCGAAGTCATGCGAGCGTCCGGTTACTTTGGCAAACGCGTTCAATTTGCCTATCTGTATCAATTTGACCATGTGGAAGATTGGGACGAGATGTGCGACGTCGTATGGCCCACCAACCGCCTGCGGCGACAGGAGTATCTGGAGTTCGTGGGTGATTTCAAAGGCAAACGCGTCCTTGAAGTGGCTTGTGGTACGGGCGTCATCACCTTTGACACGGGACTCTACGAACGCGTCGGGCCGACGGGCCAGCTCACGGCGCTGGACATCTCGTCGGGGATGCTGGACCAAGCGCAGCGTAAACTGGATGCGCTCGGGAACCCGCCCTACATCAAGCTGCAGCTGGGCAACGTGGAGAAAATGCCCTTCCCGGACGCTTCGTTTGACATTTGTCTGGGGGTCGGCTTCATTCACTTTGTCGATCCGGTCGTGACCCTGCGCGAAATGGCTCGGACCGTGGTCCCTGGCGGCATTGTGTCGATTTTCCAGGGGACTCGGTTCGCGCTGGACGGCGCTTTCTTTCGCGACTGGTTCGAGCCGATTTTTGCTTTGGCCCGCCGGCGCAACGCAGAGCAGCCGAGCAACTACATGCCCGCCGACTGCGACACCTTGGTGCGTTGGTTTGAACAGGCGGGGCTTAAAGACATCGACGTATATGACACCCAATTGGAGTGGGTGTTTGATAACCCTGAAATTGTGGTCCAGCACATTGTACGCGGCGTGAGCTTCTTCGAGGAGGAGTTAATGCAGCTGCCGTGGGATGACCGAAAAGCGATTGTTCTGGAATTGATCGATCGCGGCCGCGACGTCTGCGCCAGGTATCCACTCGCGCAGCGCATCATCCACTGCCCGATGTACGGCATCAGAGGCATCGTCCGCTGA
- a CDS encoding SDR family oxidoreductase, whose product MSRRVAFVTSGAKGLGHATVRALFEAEWDVCFTYGRSRAEAEQLLAQARRLGRRAAALQVDLLDKPQVEQAVQACLQEFHHIDAVIHNFGPFVFERLPLAVYTDAQWNRMMDGNLNNFFWMYRLTVMGMRERRFGRFVTVGSDGAATAAGWHSRAAYAAAKSGLASLTRSIAKEEHEFGITANMVCPGDIRGDLKMRTIDEVAVPGEPPGARPPVGEDVARMIAFLCDDRSQQVNGTVVEVTGGREIRARDSQHNESQNGG is encoded by the coding sequence ATGTCGCGACGCGTTGCGTTCGTTACAAGTGGGGCGAAGGGACTGGGGCACGCGACGGTCCGCGCGCTCTTTGAGGCCGAATGGGACGTCTGTTTTACATACGGGCGAAGCCGGGCAGAAGCCGAACAGTTGTTGGCACAAGCCCGCCGCCTGGGACGTCGAGCGGCCGCCTTGCAGGTGGATTTGTTGGACAAGCCGCAGGTGGAGCAGGCCGTACAAGCATGCCTGCAGGAATTTCACCACATTGACGCCGTGATTCACAACTTTGGCCCGTTCGTCTTCGAACGGCTGCCACTCGCTGTGTATACCGATGCACAGTGGAACCGCATGATGGACGGAAACCTGAACAACTTCTTTTGGATGTATCGGCTGACGGTCATGGGCATGCGCGAACGCCGGTTTGGCCGGTTTGTTACTGTTGGCAGCGACGGCGCAGCCACGGCTGCCGGGTGGCATTCGCGTGCAGCCTATGCAGCTGCCAAGTCCGGGTTGGCGTCGCTGACGCGGTCGATTGCCAAGGAAGAGCATGAATTCGGCATCACGGCGAATATGGTGTGCCCTGGCGACATCCGCGGAGACCTGAAGATGCGGACGATTGACGAAGTCGCGGTCCCTGGTGAACCGCCTGGCGCGCGTCCGCCGGTAGGGGAGGACGTGGCGCGCATGATCGCGTTTTTGTGCGACGACCGCAGCCAGCAAGTCAATGGTACCGTCGTGGAAGTCACGGGAGGACGAGAAATCCGGGCGCGCGACAGCCAGCACAACGAGTCGCAGAACGGGGGTTGA
- a CDS encoding aminotransferase class V-fold PLP-dependent enzyme, with translation MAHADNLRRHFPAVRTGTYLNTGSFGALPDTTVQLMRDTLQWLLEEGRRADNYKEVLQTTHQQIREQLAHLLQVRAASIVLTDSTTHGLNIVLWGLPLQAGDEVIVTDVEHEGALLPVYVQQARRGIVVRVVDGTLPPDELCAAIDRAVTPRTRLILCSHVSYATGHRLPIEQIAKVAHARHVLVAVDGAQGMGAEPFSLAGTEIDFYAFPGHKWLCGPDGTGALYIRPDVQSMVQMTYAGSHSLAAADAYNLSGTFLASPTVQRYEHTFADLAKWVGWLESLQFLRVTVGWDYAYTRVQGLSGQLIDALLDVDHVRIATPRDRRAGLIHFQIQGMSAEQFVREAAERSLYVKAIPGRQLVRASTGFYNGDDDVERLVTLVKSSKASS, from the coding sequence ATGGCACATGCAGACAATTTGCGCAGGCATTTTCCGGCGGTGCGCACCGGAACCTACTTGAATACGGGCTCCTTTGGAGCGCTGCCCGACACGACCGTGCAGTTGATGCGGGACACCCTGCAGTGGCTCCTGGAAGAGGGGCGCCGCGCGGACAACTATAAAGAAGTGCTGCAGACGACGCACCAGCAAATTCGTGAACAACTGGCGCACCTGCTGCAGGTGCGCGCCGCCAGTATTGTGCTCACGGACAGCACGACGCACGGGTTGAACATCGTACTGTGGGGGCTGCCGCTGCAGGCGGGAGACGAGGTCATCGTCACGGATGTGGAACACGAAGGTGCGCTGCTGCCGGTTTACGTGCAACAGGCCCGCCGAGGCATCGTCGTTCGCGTTGTGGACGGAACGCTGCCGCCGGACGAGCTGTGTGCAGCCATCGACCGGGCGGTTACGCCGCGCACCCGGCTCATCCTCTGTTCGCATGTTTCGTACGCGACGGGGCATCGACTTCCGATTGAACAGATTGCCAAGGTTGCGCATGCCCGCCACGTACTCGTTGCGGTGGACGGTGCACAGGGCATGGGAGCGGAACCATTTTCATTGGCTGGCACCGAGATCGACTTTTACGCGTTCCCGGGACACAAGTGGTTGTGCGGGCCTGATGGGACGGGGGCATTGTACATCCGGCCGGACGTCCAATCCATGGTGCAGATGACCTACGCCGGGTCTCATTCGCTCGCGGCGGCGGACGCCTACAACCTGTCGGGGACGTTTCTGGCCTCGCCCACCGTTCAGCGGTATGAACACACCTTCGCGGACCTCGCGAAGTGGGTCGGGTGGCTGGAAAGCCTGCAGTTTTTGCGCGTGACCGTCGGCTGGGACTATGCGTACACCCGGGTGCAGGGGTTGTCCGGGCAGTTGATCGACGCCTTGCTGGATGTCGATCACGTTCGCATCGCCACGCCCCGCGACCGGCGCGCGGGCCTGATTCACTTTCAGATTCAGGGGATGAGCGCTGAACAGTTCGTGCGGGAAGCAGCGGAGCGTTCCTTGTACGTCAAGGCGATTCCCGGACGGCAGCTGGTGCGTGCCTCCACGGGCTTCTACAACGGCGACGACGATGTGGAGCGCCTGGTAACGTTGGTCAAGTCGAGCAAGGCTTCGTCGTGA
- a CDS encoding SHOCT-like domain-containing protein, translated as MNEERKRILRLVQEGKLTVDQAEMLISELERRSSRDSVLRAALGNFEKPKLDDLKQIGTQVTAVVSQSLGEVRRQFEQQLENWNINPGWSTLSASTEATLPDSIRTVSVETKNGRIQVTSWDEPTIRIHIRGQVRAESLSEAKRSLEAAMQVEQTDETYQLVVLQGQREGVMSANIDVYVPKPFPRVLCKTHNGSVHADTLETRELLMDTVNGNVWVHDTNVERMRLSVENGSIEVQNGIGVQSKSVYAATKNGRIMIDGIAQDVHCIGTAKTMNGRIQITGDSLQVEQEESVRPSHARFEQRPVTSGDAEDREIHIYCETKNGAIRVRA; from the coding sequence ATGAACGAAGAACGCAAGCGCATTCTCCGGCTGGTTCAAGAAGGGAAGCTGACTGTCGACCAAGCGGAAATGCTCATCTCGGAACTCGAACGACGTTCCTCCAGGGACTCCGTGCTTCGCGCCGCCCTGGGGAATTTCGAAAAGCCGAAACTGGACGATTTGAAGCAAATCGGCACGCAGGTGACGGCGGTGGTCAGCCAGTCGCTCGGTGAGGTGCGCCGCCAGTTTGAACAGCAGCTGGAGAACTGGAACATCAATCCAGGCTGGAGCACCTTGTCGGCGTCGACGGAGGCCACGCTGCCGGACTCGATTCGGACCGTATCCGTCGAGACGAAAAACGGCCGCATCCAGGTCACATCCTGGGACGAGCCAACCATTCGCATCCACATTCGCGGCCAGGTGCGGGCGGAGAGCCTCAGCGAGGCCAAGCGGTCACTGGAGGCCGCGATGCAAGTCGAGCAAACGGATGAAACGTATCAGTTAGTGGTGCTGCAAGGCCAACGTGAGGGCGTGATGAGTGCCAACATCGACGTCTACGTGCCCAAACCCTTTCCCAGGGTGCTCTGCAAGACCCACAACGGCAGCGTCCATGCAGACACGCTGGAGACCCGCGAACTCCTCATGGACACGGTAAACGGGAATGTCTGGGTGCACGATACGAATGTCGAGCGGATGCGGTTGTCCGTCGAGAACGGCAGCATCGAAGTACAGAACGGCATTGGCGTTCAGTCCAAAAGTGTATACGCGGCCACCAAGAATGGAAGGATCATGATTGACGGGATTGCGCAGGACGTCCACTGCATCGGTACGGCAAAAACAATGAATGGACGCATTCAAATCACCGGCGACAGCCTGCAGGTTGAACAAGAGGAGTCCGTCCGCCCGAGCCACGCTCGGTTTGAACAACGGCCCGTCACCAGCGGCGACGCGGAAGACCGCGAGATCCACATTTACTGCGAAACCAAGAACGGCGCCATTCGCGTCCGTGCGTGA
- a CDS encoding DUF2089 domain-containing protein — MVRRRISRFHDRRNDAANYPIPVNCPACSSRMIVTELACPVCSTRVQGAFDTPGLHRLSVEQLQFVEVFLRCRGNIKEVERDLKISYPTVRSRLDQVIQAMGYPVPASDAAPVRNTANEVLDGLDSGELTFEDAIELLKGEKQ; from the coding sequence ATGGTCAGAAGGAGGATTTCCCGATTTCACGACCGGCGAAACGATGCCGCCAATTATCCCATCCCGGTCAACTGCCCAGCGTGCAGCAGCCGGATGATTGTGACAGAACTCGCGTGCCCGGTTTGCAGCACGCGGGTGCAAGGTGCCTTTGACACGCCCGGACTGCATCGATTGAGTGTCGAGCAGCTGCAGTTCGTGGAAGTGTTCCTGCGGTGCAGAGGCAACATCAAGGAAGTCGAACGCGACCTGAAAATCTCCTACCCAACGGTTCGATCCCGATTGGACCAAGTTATTCAGGCGATGGGCTATCCGGTTCCAGCCAGCGATGCGGCGCCCGTCCGCAATACGGCGAATGAGGTCCTGGACGGACTCGATTCCGGGGAACTCACCTTTGAAGACGCGATCGAACTGCTGAAAGGAGAGAAACAGTGA
- a CDS encoding 3-hydroxybutyryl-CoA dehydrogenase yields the protein MEIHQIGVVGAGTMGAGIAQTAAAAGYQVLLFDISADAVERALTQITNRLAHEVRRDRMTQEASDALLRRLRPCRDIREFHNAQYVIEAATEKMEVKKSLFRELDQVCRPETVLATNTSGLSITEIASATERPDLVVGTHFFNPVPVMKLVEIIRGQETSEDAVDVAREVCLRMGKECIDVKEAPLFVVNRILVPMLNEAIFVLQEGLASPEDIDKGMRLGANHPIGPLALADMVGLDTLLFVAETLFEETGDPKYRPAPLLRQMVRAGKLGRKNGRGFYTYDEA from the coding sequence ATGGAGATTCATCAAATCGGTGTGGTTGGCGCGGGCACGATGGGCGCGGGCATCGCGCAGACAGCCGCCGCTGCGGGGTATCAGGTGCTGTTGTTCGACATCAGTGCGGATGCGGTGGAACGCGCGCTTACGCAAATCACGAACCGGCTGGCGCACGAAGTCAGACGTGACCGGATGACGCAGGAAGCCAGTGACGCGCTGCTCCGCCGTCTGCGCCCATGCAGGGACATTCGTGAGTTTCACAATGCCCAGTATGTCATCGAAGCGGCGACCGAGAAGATGGAGGTCAAAAAGTCGCTGTTTCGTGAACTCGACCAGGTTTGCCGCCCGGAGACCGTGCTGGCAACCAACACCTCCGGCCTGTCCATCACGGAGATTGCGTCGGCCACCGAGCGTCCGGATCTCGTCGTCGGTACGCACTTTTTCAACCCAGTGCCGGTGATGAAACTGGTCGAGATTATCCGCGGCCAAGAGACGTCGGAAGATGCCGTGGACGTGGCGCGGGAAGTGTGCCTGCGCATGGGCAAGGAGTGCATCGATGTCAAGGAAGCCCCGTTGTTTGTGGTGAACCGCATTTTGGTCCCCATGCTGAACGAGGCAATTTTCGTCCTCCAGGAAGGGCTGGCGAGCCCGGAAGACATTGATAAGGGCATGCGGCTGGGGGCGAATCACCCAATTGGTCCGCTTGCCTTGGCGGATATGGTGGGGCTGGACACCTTGCTGTTCGTGGCGGAGACGCTGTTCGAGGAGACGGGTGACCCAAAATACCGGCCAGCGCCGCTCTTGCGCCAGATGGTGCGCGCGGGCAAACTGGGACGGAAAAACGGGCGTGGGTTCTATACATACGATGAAGCCTGA